DNA sequence from the Pyxicephalus adspersus unplaced genomic scaffold, UCB_Pads_2.0 Sca150, whole genome shotgun sequence genome:
ACACCTTGCCATCACATCTAAAAGAATGTGAACAGCTCTCTAAATGAGTTAATGTAGGTGTTTCCAGTAAAGAGGTAGCAGTTCCTATTGGTAACAGTTTAGGGAAGTCTCTTTTCTGTTCCAACTGTACTCTTCCCATGCTCTCTATAAAGACATGACCTAGAAGTGAcctacacagagccctgacctcaaccctaaaaACCATGTACTCTAATCCATCATCTGACATCAGAAATGCGCTTTCAGTTCAATGGGAACAAAATTCCTAGGCACTCAAAAATATTGTTGAAAACCTTTCCCAATGAGTGGAAGGGGGTTGCAAAAGCGGTAATTCTAGTTCTGAGGTTTTGAATGGAATGTTCTACAAGTTGATATACGTGTGATGTTCACACAGTCCATTAAAAtgtcttaaccagggttccaatAAACATATgcatcctccagaggttgctagaggttccttgagcagtgagcaatttgtgcctctcaggtcagtttaagtgacaccaatgatcttttcgatAATCTATAGTTGTGGAAGCATTCCCAAGGGCCAGTAATGTAATAGACATtattcctactgatcaccacactaatgtacagtgagctgtggatatagaaattgtAGAAGGCGTtccatgaagatctgaaagttcTTTAGAGGGGTCCCACCATGGCTaagaaacactgggcctgatttattaaagctccccaagcctggagagaatacactttcgtcagcgaagctgggtgatccagcaaacctggaatagatttcttcaaagtaatgtgttagcaaatgttttgaatcagtGATCaagaccagggttcctccaaaggggtcccttgagcaattacaaatttgagcctctcaggtcagtttaaatgacagcaaatatctttttggctatctgtattgatgacattctttccactggccaccatgctaatgtactgggagctgtgaaaataatatttatagcagtggttccctgaagattATTTGTGCATAAAGAGATTTATAACCTATAGTGGCACGTAAACAGTATACTGAAAATATAGGCAACCTTAGGCTAGACTGTGGAATATGGTACACCAAATATCAGCTGcaagaacaataaaaatactgaatcAGAAAATTTTGGATGAATACTGTATAACAAGAATCTGGTGTTATTTAATACCCAGCAGCAGTCAGTTCTTTTACACTAAGTCTTGTGATTTTTGAGTTGTAATTGATTGTTTTACTCTATTTTGCTAGGGgttgattttaaaaagaaaaaagaagcaaaacaagaaaaagacaaGTTCTTCACCACTTTCACCAGACGAGAGGTAATCAGTAACACTAAACATAGGGCCTTATTAGTGAAAAAGAATTGATCTTATTATTCATCTAATTAATGAATTGCTGATATCCCaggtaatattatcattattgccATTTCCTGACTCTGAACTACAAATCCCTGACTTGAAGTACATTGTAATAGAGGTGCATCATCTGAGTTATAAATCAGCTTTTTGTATATATTCCTCATAGAGGTTCatacattataatttattaaagctctccaaggttggagaggatacactttcagcagtgaagctgcctgatccagcaaacctggaatggatttggtctggtattgaaaatatttgctaacaaatagcaaaggacttttaagaaatccattccaggattgctggatcataAAGCTTctctgctgaaagtgtatcctcaccaggcTTGGTGATCAGACAAATTGTTGctgtctttattaatattattattattattatttagtatttatatagcgccatcatattacgcagcactgtacaaagtccataagtGTGTAACAATGAAGTTAATCACTAAGGAATTTAGGGTGTTCACTTAGCACACTGCAAGGGAAAATTCAGTGGTGAATGTGGGGAATATTGGTTTACCAAGAGCCTAATCACATgccaaaaagtgtaaaataacagaacttttccttgcacataatatGAAGGACATACCCCAGTCTgtcaaaaaatacttaatatgttTTGACATAATGATATAATGAGTTATGAATTACATAATTAATTAAGTCATTCTGGCCTGAACAATCAATATGCCGAAGACcgaaacccagaagaagaccagtTGAAGATGGCAGAGCTGGCACAGGGAGAGGTAAGTTtacttaaaaaattgtgaaagggTAGGTAACTTTATTTGATTCCCGAAGAAACATTATCTGTTCATTCTGtgataaacaacctgcctgctcacatttttttatttgtaatgtttatttccaCTTAATAATGAAAACTTTAAGGCTGCTGAATTTTGGTTGATAATCAAATGAACAATAAGATCAACAGTGTCGTTACAATTAGTGGTATTGACAGGATGAACAATGGCAGCAATTATAAGTGAGTAATAAAGAAATTTGGTATCAACGTATATGCAGGATGGATATTGGGGCATGTTGGTGAATATAAAGTGTGAAGCAAAGTGTATGAAAGTAGAAGAAAGAAGGGTGAAATATTTGAGGGTTAAGGAAGCATGGAGCTTGGTAGGATCTCATTCAGAGAATAAAATGATTTCTAGGGGAGAAAAGAACAGGAGATTTGTTTATCATGAGGCCATGTAGTGTTTTATTCTACCTAAAGATCCACTTTAATGcatctgtgcattttttatatttagacttTTCTCATAAACAGGGCACACAAACATTGACCCTCTTTTACggagtttactttgcaaagtgaatttctgtttcaataagtttttattggtttttcagcAAAGTGAATTGCGACGAGGTAAAGCTTTATCAAAATTTACCTTGATGGAAATGGTACAAGCCTCCCTTAAAAATACTCTTTACAGAATCATGCTGGAGGCAAAACAGGGAAAGGACGCACACCACActaaattcctaaaaaaatggtACAGCTTTATCTCCTATGCTCTGACAGACCCAGAATTGAAGGATATCCTTGAAAGTTTCCATTTTAGGGCAACACTGTGCCCCAAGACCTCAACAACCAATACGAAGTTGGGTAATAATTCCTAAAACTCCACCCCCACCCCACTCTACCAGGACCAGTTGTAATAGGTATGGTAATGGTAGATATCAGTTTACTTATTTCTTCCTTATCTGTTTCAGTGTACCGatgtttcctgttttcttttttattctttggtgtTACTGGTCTATATGATTACTTCTGCTATGCGCTATACATTACACAGACTCTTGCGGCCAACCACCTGCTATCTTGTTATCCCCCTTGGTTTTTATATTCTGTACTGTTATCAGAAAACTGACCAAtacctaataaaacattttaaaaaattaattttgcaaagaatacccaatcacttgCAAGGAATTGCTcaccaaagaaaaaatgtatttgaaaggtAAACATGCTGTACTTAAATCAACCATTAATGTCCCCTTTGAGGCACAATAAACAGCAGCCAAAGTGAAGTTAGCCTTGTCAATCACAAAAACGTGTAGTTTGGAAAGAAAAATGTGGagacaacaataataataccaataataataactctTTTGTTTATTGCAGGAGTTTTCATGGGTCCCATGAGTCACTTGGTTTTGTGGAAATTCTTGATCTGAATAATGAGAAAGATGTAACTATAAGGGCTCTACACAGCAGCATTTTCGGGGAGCAGTTCTGCTTTGAGGTGACTATaacaagaatacattttagttctatttttcttttgtattggaaAACAATGTTAGAAATAGTGATTGTGACTACCAACTGATAAACAGTTCTGCTTATACTTTTGCCTTCTTTGATTCTTCATCCCCCCATCAACATACTAATGAgatttgtaataacatttttcaaatttgaatacatatacctaaaaaaagtaattgactTTCAGTGAGTCATTcctaattttataattttaaaagataaatgaagGCTAATAACAGCTTGGTCACTATAAATTGCTTCATAGACCTTACACTATGGCTTAAATTatcaaaatgtgtaaaacaaatatattatctgTTGCTAATAAAAACTAGGTTCATTCCTTTATTTTTCAAcctattgtaaggccctggtcagcaccagtattccccagacaccggTCCCCCAATCTACGCTGCAGTGTTtgcctttagtaagcccccgctcagcctggggagactggttgcatctcccagcacttggttggccccaggacttagtgtgcaaaggatggtgtctggagcaGCCCAGGAGCTGCAGAGGTACAGATAGAAGTAGCAAGATTCCAATAGacaagtccagaattcagagccagagatccCAACAGAGAATCTctccaccagacgaagtacacaagcaaaacacaaacagagtcggggtcacaggcaataggtCTGTCCAGGCAGCATGAACTCACAGGgacagaaacaggcaaagtcagtaATAGTAAATCAACTCGCCAACACAGATTAGTCCAGCTCAatgttacaacaggcactggtgactgggagcagagaggctataaagtcccagcagccaatggcagtgcaggatagagtcaggagctgatcagcctctaggatccccttcagctgtgtgcagCCTAACAGTgcatgctggggatgccataaaaaaTGTAGGGCGCCGGGGGGTAACGGTACGGTGGGGGAGGCGAATTTGGAGAATTggtttgctgctgcaagtgacattgctgggcaaaataggctgtgtgggatacttcAGTGGCACACGGAACCACCAACCCAATAAGCGTTTCCTAatctaattgtaaaaaaacacaaattaatttaaataagccaccttaaaaataaagacaatgacTAACAATCCTGCATGTCCAATAGGTCATCACCTCCAAATGCAGCCGTTGTTTTGGGTGTTCCTCTATTCTGGAGCGAGACCGGTGGATTGAAAACCTCCGCAGATTTGTGCAACCAGATAAGGTGAGcaattttttcagtatttattcaaCTATTCCTGGAATTGAGTTTATGaacatattgatattttttttatccttttaccAGGATAATTTTGAGCGTGAGGAATCGTCTCTCAGTCTGTGGATCCATGAAGCCAAAGGTCTTCCCAATTCAGGTCCTGGCTCTCGTGCCTCTTACTTCTGCGAAGTCCATCTTGATGGTTCTCTTTATGGCCGAACCTCAAGCAAAACACCTGAGTCTGGAGCAGCATTTTGGGGGGAAAGCTTTAACTTAAAGGATTTACCATCCTTTTTAGGCCACGTTACCCTCCATCTTCTCCGTGAGGGGAAAGAAGCCACTGGTGTGGGGACTGTAACACTGGCTTTGGAAGGAATGAGGGAAGGGGGCGAAAGATGGGTGCCTCTTGGTGGAGAGGTGACACTCAGACTACGTGGCAGATACAGGAAACTCTGTGTTCTTCCTTTGGTTCAGTACAAGGAGTTTGCGGAGTATCTCACCTGGAAGTACCTTAAGCTGAGCAGAGCAATGGAGCCCATTTTGAGTGCACGGGAGAAAGAAGAACTTGGGAGATCACTGATCTATGTCCTGCAGAGCACCGGTCAAGCCAAGGtagaagctaatttttttttatttcaaaaagaaaattttttactATCCATTTCCATAGGTAACATGGACATTTATACAGCTCATCTAAGTCACTTACAATCTTCTTCACTGTTTTGCAGGAATTCCTGGTGGACCTCGGTACAGCTGAGATCACACGTTATGATTTCCAAGACTCATTAATATTCCGTGAAAACACTATTGTCACCAAGGCCATTGAAGAGTATATGAAAATGGTGGGACAGACGTACCTCCAGGAGACCCTTGGTGTGGAAATTAAAAGCTCTTactagttacactttaaaataagcAAGTCTCACCTAAATGGACAATAGAGCTTTGTTTGGTAGTAGTTAGGGCTACAATGATGTGCTAGGAAGGAGCTAAGCTTAAAAGTATTATATAGGGTGACAAATTAAACGTTCACCAAGTATATCCAAAAAAATACTTGCAGCCTCTTAACCCCTAACTGATTTAAAGGAAGCAAGCTCAAATTTGCTTTAATGGTAAAGCAAGTTATTTCCAGATCTCCAAAAGTAAACAGCTCAGCCCTTTGGATCAACCAACTGGGCTGCAACATCAAAATATTCCtctacatttttcttgcttttttctgTCATATCACTCATGAAAGTTATGTCTGATGAATATTGATTGAAATTTATGTTGTCCCCAGGCCCTTTTGTCACTCGCATATATGACTCAACAGACAGTCATGAGGTTGACCCCCAGCGCTGTTCCCTAGAAGAGCTAAATGAGAATAAGGAGCATCTTTGGCAGAGCTGTGAAGAAGTTGTGCAGCGTATCCTAGATTCACAAAGGTAGGTTCCACAATTACATCACTGTAGACATGGACTTCATCCTAAAAAGTGTTAGTATATGCATCTGTGATGACATTAGCTAGAGAACTAGTTTTAAATTTGCCCTTTAAATTGATTGGGAATGACAATTTGTATTTTGTGTGCACTAAGTATCTGGTATTTTCTCTATGTATACTAAATAATGTGCATGTGTAACATTTACAGGTAGGTATTGCTTGTTAAGAAGGATACATTACTTCCCTTATTAATGCCTTCATCTGGTTTTCTTTCTCATGAactcatttttttacacacaaatttgcgccgctgaatcctgtgtttttccaGTCGGGTCTAttcgaattcaaacagccatattcgggtcgaatataaggacaacccgaattcgaacaccaacactggcAACTACTACCAGGGCTGACATGCTGTCTCAAAAATTATGTCCTATTATaaagataataattataattattaattataaaattatgtcTTATGTCCTTATTCAAAAACACGTCCTGAACAACCCTTTGGGTGTGCCTACCATTTTCTCTAtaggagtgtttctcaacctagggttcctccaaaggtttctaggggtttttAAGCAATTTATGCCTCTTATGCCATTttactgacacaaatgatctttttggctatctgtaaggaggaAATTCTTCCCTATGGCCAGCAGcgtaggaggtattcttcccactgaccagcacactaaagTACTATgtactgtggataaagtaattatagcagggttccctgaacacctgaaaatatttcaaaataaggTCAATAAAATCTCTATAGGGATTAGTTGCTTGGGTTACACAGAAACCAGTAGACAAATCTAAAGGGTGTTGGGAATGCATTGTTTCATAATATACCTCATCTGTAAGAGGGAGGAGATTGTGGGTTAAAAGTAAATCGTAGAGAGCTGGGGAAACCCTGACGACCACATTCTTTATACTCAGAAGAAACAAGGCAGATaggaactttaaaaaatgatgttaTGAAAATCATGAAGGCACGCTAGATGTGTTGTACACTGGTTCTTATATATAGACATTGAGCCCTTATTcctattttaacattttcctggTAACTTTTCTGTCCTCGGCTAACCTTTCTGTCCTCAGGCTTTTCTCCACCAGCATCCTAAATCTCAGAGTAAACACTAGGTTCTCCTACCTTTTCTACCACCACAGTAAGCAAGTATGTAAGAGGTGCTCTGGTAgtcagtaaaaggaaaaaaagcaagtgTTGTGGTAGAGACTCTAATGACAATCATATTtgataacagagaccgttgatccaggaaacatctgattgcctcatgggatcaagaaggatttttttccctgttaaaccaaattgtaccagggtttttttttaccttcctctggatcaactatgtccataggattttatatctaggatatatTTACTTaactggtggttgaacttgatggacatgtcttttttcaacctgtgattttaatatattattatgtatccGAGCATATTAGTATACCATAATTGTTAGTATTTTAACCCAGATGCAAATTTGTTTCAACTGGTTTCAACAGTCATCGTTTTTTAGTTGAATAGGCAGTCAGGAATTTTTCACAGCCTTAGGAAGACTGCACTAAAGTAACaagtttttttataatgctaGCCTGGATGATCAGAAGTTGTGAGAACAAGAAATCTTCACTACTAAGACAGCTAAACAAATTGTCCTTATTGCACACCAGGTGACAATGAAATGCAGCAATGATTTTAAGGACTCTTCATGCACAGGTACATTTGATGTCTCCAGTAGTATGTGAGAGGAACATTTGAGTTCTATACTTTCCTATTTTATACACAACTGGACATCCATAATAATGTGTAGGGTGAAATCCCATTCTCCCACTGCACCTGGTATGTAAACATTTAGCAAAActtctgaattcttttttttccccaatgacaGATCTTTTCCTCCAGAGCTCCTGGTTGTGTTCTCAATGTGGCAGGAGAAAGTAGCTTCATGGAACAGACCAGAGTTGGGTTCTCAGATGGTCAGCGCTTGCCTGTTCTTGCGGTTGCTGTGTCCTGCTATCCTCTCCCCGGGGTTGTTCCACCTCTCTCCTGAACATCCTAAACCTCTTGCTGCGCGTGCTTTGACCCTGGTTGCTAAAGTCTTGCAAAATCTTGCCAACTTTACAAGGTGAGAATCCACAGTTGTATATTCATGTTCATGTATTCATGATCTAACAAACTAATGGACAATTTTTATCAGCAAAACTGAGCCTAAAGTGTACATAAacccaaaaactattttttaacatcatgtatcactttttactttttaaataaaaggaaaaaaattaaaagtttgctATAATCACTGATTATagcaaacttttaatttttttccttttatttaaatgtatttttgacgGATGCCCTCTCAGCCCACAGCCATAGACTTTCTAGtgcgctcagcaacagtccacacaccagcaggctgagaagggctgtcACGGGGTTAACCACTCTGCTACCCCTTGCTCAACACACCATTACAGGTGGACTTGACACCATGTGCTTAGAGGGAAGCAcacaccgttacccttgacaaccacagttatgattctgcttctataatcctgtctgtgtcaccctcTGCCACTCCAGActgggatgtctcagcaatcacaatgatTATAGTAGCTTTTCGGGGTAGCAAGTTACATTAagtctacttagagcattcagagattcatgTTACacttttttagtgtttaataagataataataagaagaaaaacatacaaaaacagtgcaaaaacaaatacagaaaaataaagaacaataatagaacaatagcagaactatagcaacagtataaaataaaagagacAGCTGTGatataatacttaggtagagttggtttgccttggtccaggttactgtgtaaagtccaagttattagtcagagtcactgggctccctgcagtgctcaatgtgtcagtgccgttgtccttagcaacaataTGGTATCAGTGAGAGTTCCTTcagctaggcttacatggctttttctatgccaaccacagaggttgGGACTAATACAACGATTCAATGACAACACGGTGGGGGCTCTCTGaagtatgatgctctgtggacacttccaaaatgcccttgttctatccattattaataatttcataagtaCAAGTTCTATGAAATGTCAACTCCCAGAATATTATTCACCACAAAATacagagttcacagagaccacactaggcatgtctgggacttatggttcaccagaacagacTAAATATGGTtcccaggctttcctgaggcctaggagaatagttaTGGGTCTCACAATACTCACCATAACGATCaaactacaaatcagccaactactttatacagaatggtatattggaaatataaagattattataaatgggtttcagaaaaCATCTGAGAgttcaatcaggggccactctacTTGCCTTATCTGATTTTTTTGACATGGTGACACAAAaatccaacttttacaatggatTTTGTAAACTAGAgagtctggaaggatgctggttgtcaaacatctgttttaaaagacattttaaaagaagacaattttatatttaaaggggagatcaggaatTATTGTTATCCCCAATATCCCAGTATTATCAGTATTATTAGTAGAGATCATTCCAGTAACATAATTTCCCATTTTTAGAACAACAAAGCTAACCCACTGCCTTGCAATTTTCAATAGCGTTTTCAGTCCACTAAAGTTACTTTAGTTGGTCACTGGGCTAGCTATCCGATCTGGTCTGTCTGCTGATTTATGGGAATTTGAATACGTATCTTTCTAAAATTTGTATGCTTAGAATTTACATTATCCCTAACTTTAAATGAACTTGATCCTGTAATGAAACCTAATTTGCTAATGtttgaattaatattttgttttaataatattaaatatatctctacatttgtattcctgtttttttacattttgtgtgaggtctttattacaaatgttataggggtttacactttaaaactgaactatatttactgttttaatatatttattttagcaatgtgATACCAAGTAATTTTCTATTAAACTAAGTTCTAGAACCCCAATGGGCGGCAGTAAAGACTTAGTAGAACGTTAAATAATAAGAcagagacattgggtctgatttattaaagctctccaaggctggagaagatacactttcatcagtgaagctgggtgatccagcaaacctggaaacctggagagctttattaaataaggcctaTTGTGTTATAGGGGTGGGCTAAAGCTGAACTGAAAAAGAAGCTAGGACCACATGTACAGCTTGGCCATAGGATCTACTAAGTGCCACAGGAATTAATTTGGAGACAAAGTCAGGCTCACTTTATGCAAGCTTGTATTGTTGTGGTATAGAGGTGACACCATAGGATATCtgtatatattatgcattcttttattattaatattattattattattattattattaataaactgtatttaaagtataaagcgccaacatatgcagtgctatacaataatttagggttggaaatgacagatacaaacaatgacacgggaggcTGTCAAAAACAACTTACAGTGAAATAGGCgggacacaataggaggggaatatagattgatgggtaagtagtgagggtttaagagacagaggaatAGAGGTGGGCAggtttgcaaaatgtgttttaggtttttttataaaCGTGCAGAAAGGAGGAGAAAGCGTTTCAGAGAGGAAGGGCAGCCTCTAGAAAAGACTttggagccatgcatgggaaGTGGTTatgattgaggaaatcattagtaggtcaatggaggagtgTATTTGTGtgtcaggtcagaaatgtaggttgGATAAGAGCCATGAATGGAtttaaatgcaaagcacaggaatttaatttttttattccaaggtaaaatggaagccaatgtagaatTTGCtaagagaggcagcagaggaggagtgtgggaaggattgatgagtctggctgcagcatttataatagattgtagaggagagagttgggttagtggaataccagagaggaggaggttacagtagtccagacaagagatgataagaatgtgtacaaggagtttggtggtctctggggacaggtagggtcgtattttagaaatgttgtgCAGATGAAAGTGGCAGgacatggaaatgttctgaatgtggggttGACGGAGAGGGTGAAATAGGAGGTGACAACTTGCATGAGGTGGAATAACTGTGTGATTAACAGTTACAAGTTACAAGTTTTCGGAGGAGATTTTGAAAATGAAGGAAGGACGATGATGAGTTTATTTTTAACCTGTGTAGCCATTCATGATGAaatggccaacaggcagcattAAACTATATCCAGGACTGAGGAAGACatgtcaggggtggacagatagatttgtgtatcatctgcatacagatggatttttcaatatgttgaaaaggaaacatataaaaatgtgttcacCTGTGGATGTCCTCAAACTCTGGGGCCTTGTCCGTGCACAGCGCTGCCACCTCACCATGGTTTAGGTATTGGAATATGGGGAAGGTTGACTATTCTTACATATAATAATCTACAGATTTGGAGAAAAAGAAGACTACATGCTATTTATGAATGGCTTCTTGGAGCAATACTGGGATGGGATGTCGCTTTTTCTACAGACAGTCACAGATCTGGACAGTGAGGTGGCCCCGGCCGGATATGAAGGCAGTATTGATCTGGCTTATGAACTTGCTACACTTCACTTCTTACTGTGTGGGATCTTCAAAGGAGTCCATCAGGTATGGATTCAATTGTGTTAATTACAATTGCTACTTCAAACATCATACCCTTAGTGAAAATGCACGTCATGCTGCTTTCCTTTTCCAGTACTCTTTGCTTGCCACAACCCTCAATTCAGAGAATTATGAAATGAATTTGATAATATGGTCAAACATTAGTTAACTGTACAGTAATATTTAGAAGCACTGCTCAActtctataaattaaaaaagaaaaaaaacagagcatgTTATTGCAATGGGTGTTCTtactagaaaaaaacttttgcaaagatGCAAATGTTTACTTAACTTGGTGAATATAGtgagtaaaaattaattttgcaaatacCCAGTAATGTGCAAAGAATATCCTTTCATAGATAATAGAGATCAGCACAACTTCAACTTATTCACGAAATTTCTTTTGAGTAGAGTTCAATCAACCACAATTTACATCTGATTGAAAACCTATTTCTAGGACATATTTTGGAAAGTCATAAAAGTCATAGTAAGTATTCACGTGACTGTGAGACTCTTTCTTCTGGCATGGAACACACATACTGTACTATAGATCTTCCCCAGCATTTACAAGGGTCATCTGTCTCTAATTGGTCACATGTTGTTCAAATTATATCTACAGCTAAAATGGGGAATGGATATTGGCGTATGTCCAAATGGAAAGATTACATTCTGACCGAAACATTACTGTCTGAATTATaagaatgaatattaatattttatgaatatatgaAGGCATATTTTTATTCTGGTTTTCAGCAAACCAAAGATCAAATGGAGCCATTAGCCACAATCCTCAAAGCCTTAGCTGAAGGTCTTCCTGTCCCAGAATGCATTACTCAGGATCAGAGGTAACATGGTAGCATAAGctgtttttggtaaaaataaaagttattttgttacATGATCGTAATATTTGGCAATGTTATAATTTCAgtcaattttaataaattaatgaatgttAATACTGTCTGTAACAGCAGTATATGCATAGCTGGCAGTGGCCTAAGCATTCAAGTATTCAAGTAAATCTAAAgctaatttttaacatttgacagttaaagcttttaaatctttataccagtgtttctcagccagggttctgtgaaactctAGGATTTCTTCGGAGGTTGTTAGTgttaccttgagcaatgagcaatttgtgactctcactttagtttaactgacaccaatgttttatataggggtctatttataaaacatatgcATAACTATTCATCCCATGAAACTGCATAAACATTCATTCTGGATGAACTACACAGAAATCTTTCATTAGTTTTGGGGATTTTtcatgcaatatataaagctgtgGTTGTA
Encoded proteins:
- the LOC140344902 gene encoding RAS protein activator like-3-like (The sequence of the model RefSeq protein was modified relative to this genomic sequence to represent the inferred CDS: added 543 bases not found in genome assembly) codes for the protein MVEPCENQGTPDSSTPELNPLGSYQWKGRNRSVWNKFQDWRTSFIQHNSSTKKQLRLFKKSKSSGESKTGSFARYLGSVSLPQKRRRKDVTEPDKVIEETPVISSLSPTPEVPVWDVSNFSLVDGRLVRTKGEEQDAFHTRSRAGSCVSSTEAVLGDRAETDPNADGNADFESKNQFNNVKGLILKRKKKQNKKKTSSSPLSPDERSFHGSHESLGFVEILDLNNEKDVTIRALHSSIFGEQFCFEVITSKCSRCFGCSSILERDRWIENLRRFVQPDKDNFEREESSLSLWIHEAKGLPNSGPGSRASYFCEVHLDGSLYGRTSSKTPESGAAFWGESFNLKDLPSFLGHVTLHLLREGKEATGVGTVTLALEGMREGGERWVPLGGEVTLRLRGRYRKLCVLPLVQYKEFAEYLTWKYLKLSRAMEPILSAREKEELGRSLIYVLQSTGQAKEFLVDLGTAEITRYDFQDSLIFRENTIVTKAIEEYMKMVGQTYLQETLGPFVTRIYDSTDSHEVDPQRCSLEELNENKEHLWQSCEEVVQRILDSQRSFPPELLVVFSMWQEKVASWNRPELGSQMVSACLFLRLLCPAILSPGLFHLSPEHPKPLAARALTLVAKVLQNLANFTRFGEKEDYMLFMNGFLEQYWDGMSLFLQTVTDLDSEVAPAGYEGSIDLAYELATLHFLLCGIFKGVHQQTKDQMEPLATILKALAEGLPVPECITQDQR